The DNA segment ACGCCCACCAGACCGACGGCTTTTTTGCCGCCGTGTGGGAACGCAAGTAAGCGCGGCTTCCGCCCTGTACTCCGGCGGTGTTCACCGCTGGCAAAAAAATCCCCGCAGCTGAAAGGCTGGCGGGGATTTTTTATCGGCGGGTCGGGCGCGCCGGGCGCGCTGACGTTCAGTCTGCTGACGTGGACAGGGCAAAGCCTTCATCCTGCCAGCCGGTGATGCCTCCGGTCATGATTTTGACGGGCCGGCCCAGTCTGGCCAGACGCAGTGCGCCCCGGGCAGCGCCATTGCAATGGGGTCCTGCGCAGTAGGTCACAAACACGGTGTCGGCAGGCCACTGCACGAGTTGGCTGGCGACCAGTTTCCCGTGCGGAAGGTGGATGGCGCCCGGAATGTGGCCCCGGGCAAAAAGGGCGGCTGAGCGCACATCGAGCAAGACGAAATCGGCGCCCTCGGACAGTGCGGCATGCACGTCCCAGCAGTCGGTTTCAAACGCAAACGCGGCCGCAAAATGGGCTTCGGCAAGTGCAGCGGGCGCGGCGGGAGTGGCAGTCACGGCGGTGGGCAT comes from the Comamonas terrigena NBRC 13299 genome and includes:
- a CDS encoding rhodanese-like domain-containing protein; protein product: MPTAVTATPAAPAALAEAHFAAAFAFETDCWDVHAALSEGADFVLLDVRSAALFARGHIPGAIHLPHGKLVASQLVQWPADTVFVTYCAGPHCNGAARGALRLARLGRPVKIMTGGITGWQDEGFALSTSAD